The following coding sequences are from one Rutidosis leptorrhynchoides isolate AG116_Rl617_1_P2 chromosome 11, CSIRO_AGI_Rlap_v1, whole genome shotgun sequence window:
- the LOC139874412 gene encoding uncharacterized protein, whose translation MKIISLNIRGFAKEGAYGWVRSLCGEEKPDIFAFQETKSSRVSEQWASCLWWSNRVGIVQKEAMGYSGGLMILWDLDSFEVKNYVESEFYIAIKGRWKTRNCDYIIVNIYGPQDDASKIRMWDSLSALLGSIDSSWLLCGDFNEVREENERLNSIFIPSRAKRFNDFISDNSLVEIPLGGRKFTRVCDNGVKLSKLDRFIASDNFLNQWDDLSALVLDRKFSHHCPIVIRDKVLDFGPRPFKIFDKWLNHEEVDELIKKAWDVEVSGYRKDCVFRNKLKNVKSALREWSRSNMSSLEKDVIELKEKVKAWESKAEVSSLSEHDRKLWMDCRKT comes from the coding sequence ATGAAGATCATATCTTTAAATATCAGAGGTTTTGCGAAGGAAGGTGCATATGGGTGGGTCAGAAGTTTATGTGGGGAAGAAAAGCCTGATATTTTTGCGTTTCAAGAGACAAAATCAAGTAGGGTTAGTGAACAATGGGCTTCCTGTTTATGGTGGTCGAATAGGGTAGGCATAGTGCAAAAGGAGGCTATGGGTTATTCTGGTGGATTGATGATCCTGTGGGATTTAGacagttttgaggttaaaaattaTGTGGAAAGTGAATTTTACATTGCAATAAAAGGCAGATGGAAGACAAGAAATTGTGATTATATCATTGTTAACATTTACGGTCCACAAGATGATGCAAGTAAGATTAGGATGTGGGATTCTTTGAGTGCTCTATTGGGAAGCATAGATAGTAGTTGGTTATTGTGTGGTGACTTCAATGAAGTACGAGAAGAAAACGAGAGACTTAACAGCATCTTTATTCCGAGTAGGGCGAAACGTTTCAATGATTTCATAAGTGACAATAGTCTAGTGGAGATCCCACTTGGTGGAAGGAAATTTACTAGGGTTTGTGATAATGGAGTGAAATTGAGTAAACTTGATAGGTTTATTGCTTCTGATAACTTTCTAAATCAGTGGGATGATCTCTCGGCGTTAGTCTTGGATAGAAAATTTTCACATCACTGCCCAATAGTTATTAGGGATAAAGTACTTGACTTTGGACCTCGGCCTTTCAAAATCTTTGATAAATGGTTGAATCATGAAGAGGTGGATGAACTGATAAAAAAAGCTTGGGATGTCGAAGTGAGTGGATACAGAAAGGATTGTGTTTTTCGAAATAAATTAAAGAATGTAAAGAGTGCCTTAAGAGAATGGAGCAGATCAAACATGAGCAGCTTAGAAAAAGATGTGATTGAGTTGAAAGAAAAGGTTAAGGCATGGGAGTCCAAAGCCGAAGTCAGTAGTCTAAGTGAGCATGATAGGAAACTATGGATGGATTGTAGGAAAACTTAG